The Microbacterium luteum genome includes a region encoding these proteins:
- the atpD gene encoding F0F1 ATP synthase subunit beta has product MSLTAEKTDVQVVGRVARVTGPVVDIEFPHDAIPDIYNALKTTITIGEESTEITLEVAQHLGDDLVRAIALKPTDGIVRGQEVRDTGDQITVPVGDVTKGRVFDVTGEILNAEPGEQVEITERWGIHRQAPSFDQLESKTTMFETGIKVIDLLTPYVQGGKIGLFGGAGVGKTVLIQEMIQRVAQDHGGVSVFAGVGERTREGNDLIGEMDEAGVFDKTALVFGQMDEPPGTRLRVALSALTMAEYFRDVQKQDVLLFIDNIFRFTQAGSEVSTLLGRMPSAVGYQPNLADEMGVLQERITSTRGHSITSLQAIYVPADDYTDPAPATTFAHLDATTELSREIASKGLYPAVDPLTSSSRILDPRYIGEDHYRVATAVKQILQKNKELQEIIAILGVDELSEEDKIVVSRARRIQQFLSQNTYMAKKFTGVEGSTVPIKETIESFDAIVKGDFDHVAEQAFFNVGGISDVEENWARIQKENG; this is encoded by the coding sequence ATGAGCCTCACCGCTGAGAAGACGGACGTGCAGGTCGTCGGGCGTGTCGCCCGGGTGACCGGACCCGTCGTCGACATCGAGTTCCCGCACGACGCGATCCCCGACATCTACAACGCGCTGAAGACGACGATCACCATCGGCGAGGAGTCGACCGAGATCACTCTCGAGGTCGCGCAGCACCTCGGCGACGACCTGGTGCGTGCGATCGCCCTGAAGCCGACGGACGGCATCGTCCGCGGCCAGGAGGTGCGCGACACCGGAGACCAGATCACCGTGCCCGTCGGCGACGTGACCAAGGGTCGCGTGTTCGACGTCACGGGAGAGATCCTCAACGCCGAGCCGGGCGAGCAGGTCGAGATCACGGAGCGCTGGGGCATCCACCGCCAGGCGCCCAGCTTCGACCAGCTCGAGTCGAAGACCACGATGTTCGAGACGGGCATCAAGGTCATCGACCTGCTGACCCCGTACGTGCAGGGTGGAAAGATCGGCCTCTTCGGCGGTGCGGGCGTCGGCAAGACCGTCCTCATCCAGGAGATGATCCAGCGCGTCGCTCAGGACCACGGTGGTGTGTCGGTGTTCGCCGGTGTCGGCGAGCGCACGCGTGAGGGCAACGACCTCATCGGCGAGATGGACGAGGCCGGCGTCTTCGACAAGACCGCCCTTGTCTTCGGTCAGATGGACGAGCCGCCGGGGACGCGACTTCGCGTCGCGCTGTCTGCCCTGACGATGGCGGAGTACTTCCGCGACGTGCAGAAGCAGGACGTGCTGCTGTTCATCGACAACATCTTCCGCTTCACGCAGGCGGGTTCCGAGGTGTCGACGCTGCTGGGTCGCATGCCCTCGGCCGTGGGCTACCAGCCGAACCTCGCCGACGAGATGGGTGTGCTCCAGGAGCGCATCACGTCCACGCGCGGCCACTCGATCACCTCGCTGCAGGCGATCTACGTTCCCGCCGACGACTACACCGACCCGGCGCCGGCGACGACCTTCGCGCACCTCGACGCGACGACCGAGCTCTCGCGTGAGATCGCGTCGAAGGGTCTGTACCCCGCGGTCGACCCGCTGACCTCGAGCAGCCGGATCCTCGACCCGCGCTACATCGGCGAGGACCACTACCGCGTGGCCACGGCGGTGAAGCAGATCCTGCAGAAGAACAAGGAACTGCAGGAGATCATCGCCATCCTCGGTGTCGACGAGCTCTCCGAAGAGGACAAGATCGTCGTGTCGCGTGCGCGTCGCATCCAGCAGTTCCTGTCGCAGAACACCTACATGGCGAAGAAGTTCACCGGCGTGGAGGGTTCGACCGTTCCGATCAAGGAGACGATCGAGTCGTTCGACGCGATCGTGAAGGGCGACTTCGACCACGTGGCCGAGCAGGCGTTCTTCAACGTCGGCGGCATCTCCGACGTCGAAGAGAACTGGGCCCGCATCCAGAAGGAGAACGGCTGA
- a CDS encoding aldo/keto reductase — protein MSSSVPLRRVGTSGLLVSAVGLGCNNFGRPGTKTETIEGTRAVIDAAVDAGVTFLDTADMYGGEPGLSESLMGEALRGRRDEVIIATKFGHFGRDMGYPPAGAKASRSYIRRAVEGSLSRLQTDHIDLYQLHTPDPHTPIEETLDVLTDLVREGKVRYLGHSNLAGWQIAEADFIAATSHRVPFVSAQNHYSLLARAAEREVLPAVRRFGLGFLPYFPLHNGLLTGKFTRSHAPEDTRISRQRSHVWEQAPWDALEQFSAFCGDRGITMLQATIGWLLSHDELSSVIAGATSGDQVRANADAATAWTPDAHEVAEIDALFPLPEDPGAKV, from the coding sequence ATGAGTTCATCGGTTCCCCTCCGTCGCGTCGGCACGTCCGGCCTCCTCGTCTCCGCCGTCGGCCTCGGGTGCAACAACTTCGGTCGCCCGGGCACGAAGACGGAGACCATCGAGGGCACACGGGCGGTGATCGACGCGGCGGTCGACGCCGGGGTGACCTTCCTCGACACGGCCGACATGTACGGCGGCGAGCCGGGCTTGTCGGAATCGCTCATGGGCGAGGCCCTCCGCGGCCGACGCGACGAGGTGATCATCGCCACCAAGTTTGGGCACTTCGGTCGCGACATGGGATATCCGCCCGCGGGTGCGAAGGCCTCGCGCTCCTACATCCGCAGGGCCGTCGAGGGGTCCCTCTCGCGCCTGCAGACCGATCACATCGACCTGTATCAGCTGCACACCCCCGATCCCCACACGCCCATCGAAGAGACCCTGGATGTGCTGACGGACCTCGTGCGCGAGGGGAAGGTGCGCTACCTCGGGCATTCGAACCTCGCGGGCTGGCAGATCGCGGAAGCCGATTTCATCGCCGCGACCTCCCATCGCGTGCCTTTCGTGTCGGCTCAGAACCACTACAGCCTGCTCGCGCGAGCGGCCGAGCGCGAGGTCCTTCCGGCCGTTCGCCGATTCGGGCTCGGATTCCTTCCGTACTTCCCCCTGCACAACGGACTCCTCACCGGGAAGTTCACGCGCTCCCACGCCCCGGAGGACACGCGGATCTCTCGCCAGCGCTCCCACGTGTGGGAGCAGGCCCCGTGGGATGCGCTGGAGCAGTTCTCCGCCTTCTGCGGCGATCGCGGCATCACGATGCTGCAGGCGACGATCGGATGGCTGCTCTCGCACGACGAGCTCTCCAGCGTGATCGCCGGCGCCACCAGCGGTGACCAGGTGCGGGCGAACGCCGACGCGGCCACCGCCTGGACGCCCGACGCCCACGAGGTCGCGGAGATCGACGCCCTGTTCCCGCTGCCCGAGGATCCCGGCGCCAAGGTCTGA
- a CDS encoding YaaA family protein gives MLVLLPPSETKRRGGEGPPLALDRLAHPTLTTLRSRVVDALVDLSGDEEESARTLRLGKTQLADIGLNAVARVSPTMAAVDRYTGVLFDALDARGLDDDSRAWLAAHVQIHSAPFGPVGAMDGIPAYRMSAAVTLPTLGSSKRLWSGAVSDALAEAAPDFVLDLRSEAYVALGPVPGNLPSSYVRVVASGPDGTVRALNHFNKHAKGELVRRLATSAATIAGSDDLLSWAAASDVDLRRGEGGDLLLFSD, from the coding sequence GTGCTCGTTCTGCTGCCCCCGTCCGAGACCAAACGACGCGGGGGAGAAGGCCCGCCGCTCGCCCTGGATCGCCTCGCCCATCCGACCCTCACCACCCTCCGGTCCCGCGTGGTCGATGCGCTCGTCGACCTCAGCGGCGACGAGGAGGAGAGCGCTCGCACGCTCAGGCTCGGGAAGACGCAGCTCGCCGACATCGGGCTGAACGCCGTCGCGCGCGTCTCTCCGACGATGGCGGCCGTCGACCGCTACACCGGGGTGCTCTTCGACGCGCTCGACGCACGTGGCCTGGACGATGACTCACGCGCATGGCTGGCCGCGCACGTGCAGATCCACTCCGCACCGTTCGGTCCGGTCGGCGCCATGGATGGCATTCCGGCGTACCGCATGTCGGCGGCGGTCACGCTGCCGACGCTCGGATCGTCGAAGCGGCTGTGGTCTGGCGCGGTGTCGGATGCGCTGGCCGAAGCGGCGCCGGACTTCGTCCTGGATCTGCGCTCCGAAGCCTATGTGGCGCTCGGCCCCGTTCCGGGAAACCTGCCCTCGTCGTACGTGCGGGTGGTCGCATCGGGGCCGGACGGCACTGTGCGGGCGCTGAACCACTTCAACAAGCACGCCAAGGGTGAGCTCGTCCGCCGCTTGGCGACGTCGGCGGCGACCATAGCCGGGTCCGACGACCTGCTCTCGTGGGCGGCCGCCAGCGACGTCGATCTCCGCCGCGGCGAGGGCGGTGACCTGCTGCTGTTCTCCGATTGA
- a CDS encoding F0F1 ATP synthase subunit gamma has protein sequence MGAQLRVYKQKINSAQTTKKITKAMELIAASRIQKAMGRVRASSPFARAVTRAVSAVATHSNVDHPLTVERDVIRRSAVVIFASDRGLAGAFNSQILREGLRLAELLRSEGREPVFYLIGRKAVGYFQFRRMDSAAQWTGDTDTPHFHTAEEIAATLLDAYDRGGEDGGVDEIHLVYNRFVSMMTQSPETVRLLPLEVVEAEESTDSQVYPLYEFEPDAETVLDALLPVYIQSRVFNALLQSSAAKHAATQKAMKSASDNADKLITDYTRLRNNARQAEITQQIAEIVGGADALASGK, from the coding sequence ATGGGCGCACAACTGCGGGTCTACAAGCAGAAGATCAACTCTGCTCAGACCACCAAGAAGATCACGAAGGCGATGGAACTCATCGCGGCATCGCGCATCCAGAAGGCGATGGGGCGTGTGCGCGCCTCCTCGCCCTTCGCGCGGGCCGTGACGCGGGCCGTCTCCGCCGTGGCCACGCACTCGAACGTCGATCACCCGCTGACCGTGGAGCGCGACGTCATCCGCCGCTCCGCCGTGGTGATCTTCGCCTCGGACCGGGGACTGGCGGGCGCGTTCAACTCGCAGATCCTCCGCGAGGGTCTGCGGCTGGCCGAGCTCCTGCGTTCGGAAGGACGCGAGCCGGTGTTCTATCTCATCGGCCGCAAGGCCGTGGGGTACTTCCAGTTCCGTCGCATGGACAGCGCGGCGCAGTGGACGGGTGACACCGACACGCCGCACTTCCACACCGCCGAGGAGATCGCGGCGACGCTTCTGGATGCATACGACCGCGGCGGCGAAGACGGCGGAGTGGACGAGATCCACCTCGTGTACAACCGTTTCGTCAGCATGATGACGCAGTCGCCCGAGACCGTGCGCCTGCTGCCACTCGAGGTCGTCGAGGCCGAGGAGAGCACCGACTCGCAGGTATATCCGCTCTACGAGTTCGAGCCCGACGCCGAGACGGTTCTCGACGCTCTGCTGCCGGTGTACATCCAGAGCCGCGTGTTCAACGCCCTCCTGCAGTCGTCTGCGGCCAAGCACGCTGCGACGCAGAAGGCGATGAAGTCCGCGAGCGACAACGCCGACAAGCTGATCACCGATTACACGCGACTGCGCAACAACGCACGCCAGGCCGAGATCACCCAGCAGATCGCCGAGATCGTCGGCGGCGCCGACGCCCTCGCGTCGGGCAAGTGA
- a CDS encoding PP2C family protein-serine/threonine phosphatase, with product MPDVSTHTRSVATAAGTWSLAWAATTHTGRRREINQDAVLASYPLFVVADGMGGHIGGEIASSRTVERLSGTVEGGSVTPRTIEKALAKAVRDIASHPKATDEGTGTTVTGVYLDVSGDEPHWVTLNIGDSRVYLLRDGALAQITTDHSVVQELISSGRLSPEEAENHPYGNVITRAVGPSDGVTPDYVRLELVDGDRFVICSDGLTKELTDYGIQHFLGENADPAAAVDAMLDAALENGGRDNITIIVLDVAAEDPSPAQH from the coding sequence GTGCCCGACGTATCGACCCACACGCGTTCCGTCGCAACGGCGGCGGGAACGTGGTCGTTGGCGTGGGCGGCGACCACCCACACGGGCCGCCGACGAGAGATCAATCAGGATGCGGTGCTCGCCTCGTATCCGCTCTTCGTCGTCGCCGACGGAATGGGTGGCCACATCGGCGGCGAGATCGCCAGCTCCCGCACCGTGGAGCGGCTCTCCGGCACGGTGGAGGGCGGCTCGGTCACTCCTCGCACGATCGAGAAGGCGCTGGCCAAGGCGGTCCGCGACATCGCATCGCATCCGAAGGCCACCGACGAGGGCACCGGGACGACGGTGACGGGAGTCTATCTGGATGTCTCCGGCGACGAACCGCACTGGGTGACGCTCAACATCGGCGACAGCCGCGTGTACCTCCTGCGCGACGGTGCACTCGCGCAGATCACGACGGATCACTCCGTCGTGCAGGAGCTGATCTCCTCCGGTCGCCTGAGCCCCGAGGAAGCGGAGAATCATCCCTACGGGAACGTGATCACCCGCGCCGTGGGCCCGAGCGACGGCGTGACACCGGACTACGTGCGGCTCGAGCTCGTCGACGGCGATCGATTCGTGATCTGTTCCGACGGGCTCACCAAGGAGCTCACCGACTACGGCATCCAGCACTTCCTGGGGGAGAACGCCGACCCGGCTGCCGCCGTCGACGCGATGCTCGACGCGGCGCTCGAGAACGGCGGACGCGACAACATCACGATCATCGTGCTCGATGTCGCGGCCGAAGATCCCTCCCCGGCGCAGCACTGA
- a CDS encoding DUF5684 domain-containing protein, translating into METFSSVDYSYSGSDVAFFFIFAVFWFIFAIAGYVLTAFFFMKIFDKAGVQGKWRAWVPIYNTLIFVKLGDLNPWWLLGLWGASIVLGWIPVIGWLFPLAAGVYTVLAAWRVGLKLQKEVVWIILYIFLAIVWLGINGFDRSRWNTAIPAAPWAGNFLADKTTWSGIPSQVPAAGYPANPVTQPGYPAGYQPPAGYQPPPAPGAQPPAPPASTQPPAPTQPPAPTQPPAPPTQPPSTEPPAAPEPPKQS; encoded by the coding sequence GTGGAAACGTTCAGTAGCGTCGACTACTCCTACAGCGGCAGCGATGTCGCGTTCTTCTTCATCTTCGCCGTGTTCTGGTTCATCTTCGCCATCGCCGGCTACGTCCTGACCGCGTTCTTCTTCATGAAGATCTTCGACAAGGCGGGCGTGCAGGGCAAGTGGCGGGCGTGGGTGCCGATCTACAACACGCTGATCTTCGTCAAGCTCGGCGACCTGAATCCCTGGTGGCTCCTCGGCCTGTGGGGCGCGAGCATCGTGCTGGGCTGGATCCCGGTGATCGGATGGCTCTTCCCGCTCGCCGCGGGCGTCTACACCGTGCTCGCCGCATGGCGGGTGGGGCTCAAGCTCCAGAAGGAAGTCGTCTGGATCATCCTCTACATCTTCCTGGCCATCGTCTGGCTGGGCATCAACGGCTTCGACCGGTCGCGCTGGAACACCGCGATCCCTGCGGCCCCGTGGGCTGGGAACTTCCTCGCCGACAAGACGACCTGGTCCGGCATTCCGTCGCAGGTTCCCGCGGCGGGCTACCCGGCCAACCCGGTCACCCAGCCGGGGTACCCCGCGGGCTACCAGCCCCCGGCCGGGTACCAGCCGCCGCCCGCACCCGGCGCTCAGCCGCCGGCCCCGCCGGCCTCCACGCAGCCGCCGGCGCCGACCCAGCCGCCGGCTCCGACCCAGCCGCCGGCCCCGCCGACCCAGCCGCCGTCGACCGAGCCGCCGGCAGCACCGGAGCCGCCGAAGCAGTCCTGA
- a CDS encoding F0F1 ATP synthase subunit epsilon, with amino-acid sequence MPLKVSLVSADAEVWTGEASLVVAKTVEGEIGFMPGHEPVLAILAEGQVRITETSGQKVVANAQDGFLSMAGDELTIVAGNAAVVA; translated from the coding sequence GTGCCGCTGAAAGTGAGTCTCGTCTCCGCCGACGCCGAGGTCTGGACGGGGGAGGCCTCGCTCGTTGTCGCCAAGACCGTCGAGGGCGAGATCGGCTTCATGCCCGGTCACGAGCCGGTGCTGGCGATCCTCGCGGAAGGCCAGGTGCGCATCACCGAGACCTCCGGCCAGAAGGTCGTCGCCAACGCGCAAGACGGTTTCCTGTCGATGGCCGGCGACGAGCTCACGATCGTGGCCGGCAACGCCGCCGTCGTGGCCTGA